From Patagioenas fasciata isolate bPatFas1 chromosome 15, bPatFas1.hap1, whole genome shotgun sequence, a single genomic window includes:
- the AQP8 gene encoding aquaporin-8, translating to MATAERSQPQEKEVMMDIDSRSQPSQPHWFERYVQPCTAELLGSALFIFIGCLSVVEDTGGTGRLQPALAHGLALGLSIAILGGISGGHFNPAVSLAVWLIGGLNITMLIPYWVSQLCGGVIGAGLAKVVAVSERYMNTSGGAFSSIAADEQIPSVITGEIVMTTFLVLAVCMGAINEKTKTPLAPFCIGFTVTVDILAGGGVSGACMNPARAFGPALVANYWDYHWVYWAGPMTAALLVGVLVRFLIGDKTVRLLLK from the exons ATGGCCACGGCTGAGCGCAGCCAGCCCCAGGAGAAGGAGGTGATGATGGACATTGACAGCAGGTCCCAGCCCTCGCAGCCGCACTGGTTCGAGCGCTACGTCCAGCCCTGCACGGCTGAGCTGCTGGGCAGCGCGCTCTTCATCTTCATCGGCTGCCTCTCGGTGGTGGAGGACACTGGGGGCACCGGGAGGCTGCAGCCCGCCCTGGCGCATGGGCTGGCCCTGGGGCTCAGCATCGCCATCCTGGGGGGCATCAG CGGAGGCCACTTCAACCCCGCCGTGTCCTTGGCCGTGTGGCTGATTGGCGGGCTGAACATCACCATGCTCATTCCTTACTGGGTGTCCCAGCTCTGCGGAGGGGTGATAGGAGCCGGTCTGGCGAAG GTGGTGGCAGTGAGCGAGCGATACATGAACACCAGCGGAGGAGCCTTCAGCAGCATCGCAGCCGACGAGCAGATCCCCTCTGTCATCACGGGCGAGATCGTCATGACCACCTTCCTGGTGCTGGCAGTCTGCATGGGCGCCATCAATGAGAAGACCAAGACCCCGCTAGCCCCATTCTGCATCGGCTTCACGGTCACAGTCGATATCCTGGCGGG AGGTGGCGTGTCCGGAGCCTGCATGAACCCTGCCAGAGCCTTCGGGCCAGCTCTGGTCGCCAACTATTGGGACTACCACTGGGTGTACTGGGCAGGGCCCATGACCGCTGCCCTGCTTGTTGGAGTGCTGGTGAG GTTCCTGATTGGGGACAAGACTGTCCGCCTGCTGCTGAAGTGA